A region of the Anaerolineae bacterium genome:
ACCCCCGCAGCCGAATTGCGTTTTCAAAATCAACGTTCAACTCATTGGCCAGGGCCGGCGCGTCAAAAACATGGGGCCTCGCCTCAATGGACACCGGCAGCAAGAGCTGCTCGGCCAGCGGCTCCAGGGTGTCCAGGTTGAACAGGCGCATGGCCAGGGCGTACTCGCCGCCGGCCGTCTGGGCCGGGATGAGGGCCTGGTAGTTGGCCCGATAAACAGACCCCGCCGGCCACGTTGAGGTAGGATAACCGGCCAGCAACGGCTGCGGCGCGTCAAACAAAAGCGTGGGCCGGCCATCGGGAACGGCCAGGGCCAGCATCAGCCCAATATTTTGGGCCAAAACCTCATCCGCTTGCCACCACACCGCCACTGCCAACTTATCGCCGGGACGGGCGGACGCGGCAGAAGGCTGCACGCCAATAAGCCTTAATCCGCCCGGAATTTGCGTGTCAAAAATTTGAGCCACAGGCAAGGCGGCGGGGTCTACGGGCAAAGGATTGGGCCGCACTTCTATCTCCGCCAGGCGCAGCGACAGGTCTGTTTCTCCCCCCGCCGGCGGCAAGGGCGCGCCGGTGGCCGCGTTATAGGCCACCACCCGCACCGTGTACGGGTCGGGCGGGGCGTCGGGCGGGATGGTCAGGGCGTAGTATCCATTCGACTCCGTGCCGGGCGGCCAGTGACGGGTGGTCAAATAATCTTCCGCACCGAGCAGCGGCTTGTCCACTTTGGCCCACTCGTAGCCCAGGCTGTCGTACAGGGCCAGGGCGGCGTTGTAATCGGCTTCCGCCGGTGTTTGTTTGAGCCAGCGCAGGGCCGCGCCCAGGGTTTGCCCGGCGGCCAATGCGCCGGGTTGAAGCCGGTAGCCGGTTAAACGCAATACCCCGCCAAAGTCAAACTCCGCCGGGCTTAGGGCCGTTTCAAAGGTTTCTCCCGGCCGCAAATGATAAGTAGTGACCCGGTAATCCGGCTGCTGCTCTCGGCTGGCCACCGCGCCCAACGACCCCAGGGCGTACTCAAAATAACCTTTGGGATCAACCTCTATCCGGCTGTGTTGCATCAATTTGACCACCGCCGGTTGAGCCGCCAGCAAATTGGCCCACTCCGGGCCGATTGTGGTTTCATCCAACACGGGAAAGGCGGTTTGGGCGGGGCCGTCATACAAATAACGCACCGTAAACAACTCCGGGCGGGTGGTGGGGCTGACGTTGGGCCGCACAGGAAAAACGTAGAGCAGATCGGGCCGGCTTTCGGCTTCCATCCACTCAACCAGCCGCACCGGGGCCTCGGCAAAGAGGGCCGTCATTACGCCGCTATTGGCCCATTGGTTGAAGTAGAGCCAGTAGCTCAGGCCGGCGGAGATGATGACCATCAAGAGAACGGGGAACAGGTAGACATTTGGGTGGTTGAGTGGTTGGATGGTTGGACGGTTGGCGTTTTCAGTAGCTCGGACCTTAAACCGCTCAAAGCGATTCAAGATTTCCCCAACAGCCAGGGCAGGAAAAATGAACGAAACCGGCTGCGCGCCAACTCCCCTGCGCCAAACCTCAAAAATGAAACCTTGACTGGCCGAACGGGATAAAATCGCCGGCGCAATCATGACCCCCCACCAGATCAACAAAAACAGGTAAGCCGGTTGGGGCCAGCGCCACAACGCCAGCAGCAGGCCGATGACAAATAAAATTGTGACCAGCGGGTCAAAGGCCAAATACTGAAAATGCCCCTGTACCAGCCAATTTGGATACAGGCCAAAGGTTGATAGAAAATCTACCCCGCTCTGCCACCAGGAACCCGGCGCAGACAATTCATTGGTATCCGCCAGTTGGAGAGGACGCTGCAAGGTGGCCTGGGGGTTGAGGGCAAAGAAGCTGAGAATAGGGGCGGCAACGAGCAAGGCCACCAGGAAAGGCAGGAGGAGGTGGAAGACCGGCGGATTGGGTACGCTTTCCGTATCCCGTATCCCGTAAAAACCACGAATGAGCCAGGTCAGGGTCAAAAACAGGGCCAGTACCAACGGGACAAAATAGCCGGGCAGGTAGCCGTAAAAAAGCAGGCCCATCGCCAGGCCGGCAGCCAAAAAATAACCACGCCGCCCGGTATTCAAACCAAGCCAGAACAGGTAAAAAACCAAGGTGGCCAGCAAAGGCGTCAAACTCCAATTAGGCGTGGCCATCCGGCCCAGGCCCAACAGCCAGGTGGATACGACAAAGAGCAGGGCGGCGGTTACAGCAATAGCGCGTTGAGGGATAAATGGAAGTTGGCCAACCAGCAGATACAACAAAACGGCGGAAATCAGGTTGACCAGGCCGTTGAGTACCCGTAAGCCCACCAGATTCCGGCCAAACAGGGCCATCCAGCCGGCCTCTAGCCAAACGGCCAACGAGCCTCCGGCCAGTTGGCCGGGATAAAAAAGCTGCGGGCCGCTGTTGAGCGTGGCCACGGCGTCGGCGGCAATTTCGCTCTCATCAGACCAGGGATATGGTGGCGGTATTTCGCCAATTTTAAAGAACAAAGCCAGCGAACCGGCGATAAGGATGCCCAAAATAAAAATTAAATCAAGGCGGTGTTTGGCGAGCCAGGCCATCGCTACTCTGCTCCGCCTCCTTTCGCAGCCCGGCGATAACCTGGTCAATCTGCTCGTCGGTTAAATTCTGGTAATACTCCAGGTTAATTTGCAGGCAGGGCGCTTTATCGCAGGCGGCCAGACAAACCACTTCTTCAACCGTGAACAGGCCGTCGGCCGTGGTGCCGCCGTTTGGCCCCAGCCCCAAACGCGCGCACAGGCGTTTGTAAAAATCTTCCGCGCCGCGCAGGGCGCAGGGCAGGTCGGTGCAAACCTGGATCATGTATTTGCCCACCGGCTGTTTGCGGAACAGGGTATAAAAGCCAATGATGGAATGAACGTGGGTCACGCTCACGTCCAACGCTTCGGCCACGGCGGCAATATCGGCCTGGTCCAGCCAATTTTTTTCGCGTTGGGCCAGGTAAAGCGCCGGCAAAATGGCCGAGCGTTTATCGGGATATTTTTTGAGGATTTCGGCCAGCTCCAGTTGTTCTTTTTCTGACCACATTACCTATCCACCTCACCCAACACAATATCTATTGAACCGATGATGGCCACCAGGTCCGACACCAATCCCCCCCTGGCCATTATATCAGTAGCCTGAAGATTGACAAAGGAAGGCCCGCGCACGCGCAGGCGATACGGCATGGCCGTGCCGTCGCTAATGAGGCCAAAACCCAACCAGCCCTTGGGATTTTCCGCCGCCAGGTAAACCTGTCCCTCCGGCGGGCGGTAACCCTCGGTGACCAGTTTAAAATGGTGGATGAGGGCTTCCATGCTGGTGGAGATTTCCTCTCGCGGCGGCAGGGCCACTTTGCGGTCGCCGGTACGGTATGGGCCGGGTTTAAGTTTGTCCAGTCCCTGCTCCACAATACGCATGCTCTGGCGCATTTCCAGGATACGCACCACGTAACGGGCGTAACAATCGGCCTCGGTGGCGGTGGGCACGTCAAAATCAAATTGATCGTAGCCGGAATAGGGCCGGATTTTGCGCAGGTCAAGCGGCACACCCGCCGCCCGCAGCAGCGGCCCGGTGACGCCCAGGGCAATGGCTTCTTTGGCCGGCAAATAGCCAATGCCTTTGGTGCGGCTCAACCAGATAGGGTGTTTGGTCAGCATGGCTTCCATATCTTCAATTACGGCGGAAAAATCCCGTAAAAAAGCCTTGACCGCCTCTTTGAACGCGCCGGGCAGGGGCCAGCGCAAACCGCCCACGCTAAAGTAGCTGGTGGTCATGCGCGCGCCGCAGACCATTTCAAAAATATCCAAAATCCGCTCGCGCATGGTAAAGGCATACATTAATAACGAATGCATGGTGCCGCTGACGTCCATGGCGTGGGTGGCCCACCAGGCCAGGTGGCTGCCAATGCGCTGCAATTCGTTGAGGATGACCCGCGCAAATTGCGCGTATTCGGGCAGGTCTACGGCCAGCAATTTTTCCACCGCCAACACGTAGGCCAGGTTGTTGCTCATGGGGGCCAGGTAATCCAGCCGGTCGCAGTAGGGAATGAATTTTTCGTAACGTTTGTTTTCGCCGGTTTTTTCAAAGCCGGAATGGAGATAGCCCAC
Encoded here:
- the nuoD gene encoding NADH dehydrogenase (quinone) subunit D yields the protein MTDAVVEKLKNIFPYGLKTDTEFCGGTTVYVAAEQFHDVALFLRDDEALQFDLLVDVYGTDRLKLSRPADQAARFAANYELYSIPKNRFLRVIVPAPDPTPGNGTNDLPVLPSVSDVWPTANWLERETYDLMGIEFGGHPWLRRMMMPDNWVGHPLRKDYALGGEPVNFSHHRDNPRFAHLGRQIMVGPSFLTELPADMDAETHMVVNMGPQHPATHGVLRLAVELDGETVIKVNPEVGYLHSGFEKTGENKRYEKFIPYCDRLDYLAPMSNNLAYVLAVEKLLAVDLPEYAQFARVILNELQRIGSHLAWWATHAMDVSGTMHSLLMYAFTMRERILDIFEMVCGARMTTSYFSVGGLRWPLPGAFKEAVKAFLRDFSAVIEDMEAMLTKHPIWLSRTKGIGYLPAKEAIALGVTGPLLRAAGVPLDLRKIRPYSGYDQFDFDVPTATEADCYARYVVRILEMRQSMRIVEQGLDKLKPGPYRTGDRKVALPPREEISTSMEALIHHFKLVTEGYRPPEGQVYLAAENPKGWLGFGLISDGTAMPYRLRVRGPSFVNLQATDIMARGGLVSDLVAIIGSIDIVLGEVDR
- a CDS encoding NAD(P)H-dependent oxidoreductase subunit E, translated to MWSEKEQLELAEILKKYPDKRSAILPALYLAQREKNWLDQADIAAVAEALDVSVTHVHSIIGFYTLFRKQPVGKYMIQVCTDLPCALRGAEDFYKRLCARLGLGPNGGTTADGLFTVEEVVCLAACDKAPCLQINLEYYQNLTDEQIDQVIAGLRKEAEQSSDGLARQTPP
- a CDS encoding glycosyltransferase family 39 protein, with the protein product MAWLAKHRLDLIFILGILIAGSLALFFKIGEIPPPYPWSDESEIAADAVATLNSGPQLFYPGQLAGGSLAVWLEAGWMALFGRNLVGLRVLNGLVNLISAVLLYLLVGQLPFIPQRAIAVTAALLFVVSTWLLGLGRMATPNWSLTPLLATLVFYLFWLGLNTGRRGYFLAAGLAMGLLFYGYLPGYFVPLVLALFLTLTWLIRGFYGIRDTESVPNPPVFHLLLPFLVALLVAAPILSFFALNPQATLQRPLQLADTNELSAPGSWWQSGVDFLSTFGLYPNWLVQGHFQYLAFDPLVTILFVIGLLLALWRWPQPAYLFLLIWWGVMIAPAILSRSASQGFIFEVWRRGVGAQPVSFIFPALAVGEILNRFERFKVRATENANRPTIQPLNHPNVYLFPVLLMVIISAGLSYWLYFNQWANSGVMTALFAEAPVRLVEWMEAESRPDLLYVFPVRPNVSPTTRPELFTVRYLYDGPAQTAFPVLDETTIGPEWANLLAAQPAVVKLMQHSRIEVDPKGYFEYALGSLGAVASREQQPDYRVTTYHLRPGETFETALSPAEFDFGGVLRLTGYRLQPGALAAGQTLGAALRWLKQTPAEADYNAALALYDSLGYEWAKVDKPLLGAEDYLTTRHWPPGTESNGYYALTIPPDAPPDPYTVRVVAYNAATGAPLPPAGGETDLSLRLAEIEVRPNPLPVDPAALPVAQIFDTQIPGGLRLIGVQPSAASARPGDKLAVAVWWQADEVLAQNIGLMLALAVPDGRPTLLFDAPQPLLAGYPTSTWPAGSVYRANYQALIPAQTAGGEYALAMRLFNLDTLEPLAEQLLLPVSIEARPHVFDAPALANELNVDFENAIRLRGFEFDLFSPDQTVLLKLQWQALRPIPESYKIFAHLTDPAGQIVSQVDTLPQQGAAPTTGWLAGEIIEDELQLAVPPELPAGSYRLVAGLYNEKTGARLRAGQDNQVVLVEKIRLP